One stretch of Pseudoalteromonas shioyasakiensis DNA includes these proteins:
- the nagA gene encoding N-acetylglucosamine-6-phosphate deacetylase, translated as MLIPKHLNRYYLKAAKVVTDDAVLLDHAVLVEQGKISAITTQIEPEIEVIELGEHSLFPGFIDLHIHGREGCDIMDGTPESLETISRSLAKHGVTGFVGTTVTADWDVSIQAYKNMATAYKKGLAGAQLLGAYNEGLFFAEAHKGAHNESFFLELTKQRFDEIYAACEGCLSSFALAPELLKSPDMIRYITDKGVRVMLGHTDANFEQASQALAHGACGGVHIFNGMRGIHHRDPGCTGALLMDNDAMVELIPDGIHLHPSIMNMVYRLKGADKIALITDCVSAGGLQDGRYRLGELPIVVEQGVARTESGSLAGSTLTMEVGVERFYNLTDASLVEATKMASLVPAEFLNKAEQIGSIAVGKQANFALLDKDFSVQATICAGKQIF; from the coding sequence ATGCTAATTCCAAAGCATCTTAATCGCTATTACTTAAAAGCCGCAAAAGTTGTTACTGATGATGCCGTTTTACTCGATCATGCAGTATTGGTCGAACAAGGCAAAATTAGTGCTATTACCACGCAAATAGAGCCCGAGATCGAGGTAATAGAGTTAGGCGAACATAGCTTATTTCCGGGCTTTATCGATTTGCATATTCATGGCCGTGAAGGCTGCGATATTATGGACGGTACCCCTGAATCGCTTGAGACTATTTCTCGTTCTTTAGCAAAGCACGGCGTTACGGGTTTTGTTGGCACAACGGTGACCGCAGACTGGGACGTATCAATTCAAGCTTATAAAAATATGGCGACTGCTTATAAAAAAGGCTTGGCTGGTGCACAGTTACTGGGAGCTTATAACGAAGGTCTATTCTTTGCAGAAGCGCATAAAGGGGCGCATAACGAGTCATTTTTTTTAGAGCTCACTAAACAGCGATTTGATGAAATTTATGCAGCATGTGAAGGTTGTTTAAGCTCATTTGCGTTAGCGCCAGAACTACTTAAATCACCCGACATGATCCGCTATATCACTGATAAAGGTGTGCGTGTCATGCTGGGTCATACAGATGCTAATTTTGAGCAAGCATCACAAGCACTTGCTCATGGTGCTTGTGGTGGTGTGCATATTTTTAATGGTATGCGCGGTATTCATCATCGTGACCCCGGTTGTACCGGCGCACTATTAATGGACAACGATGCCATGGTTGAGCTTATTCCTGATGGTATTCATTTGCACCCGAGCATAATGAACATGGTATATCGTTTAAAAGGAGCAGATAAAATTGCTCTAATTACAGACTGTGTGAGCGCTGGAGGTTTACAAGATGGTCGCTACCGTTTAGGTGAGCTTCCTATTGTGGTTGAGCAAGGTGTTGCGCGAACTGAAAGCGGCTCTTTAGCTGGCAGTACATTAACCATGGAAGTTGGCGTTGAACGTTTTTATAACCTAACCGACGCTAGCCTAGTTGAAGCAACTAAAATGGCGAGTTTAGTACCCGCTGAGTT